One Ananas comosus cultivar F153 linkage group 1, ASM154086v1, whole genome shotgun sequence DNA window includes the following coding sequences:
- the LOC109714599 gene encoding protein transport protein SEC23 — MSGGCHVVPTSVMCAPLAPVADLPVLPYDPLLCAGCRAALNPFARVDYRAALWSCPFCLHKNPFPRSYAGIGENNLPAELFPTYSSVEYVLSQNPNPTSHPNGFGLSPSSSSSFGSSASLSGSSAARPLGTAFVFVVDACSAPDELRALKNEILHVVAQLPENSLVGLVSFGAMVWVHDLSFTECSRVLVFSGDRELTSEKIQEFLGIHHHLQYSKPAVPRTTQKQSFLLPVSECEFNITAALEELGSLSACSSGHRPVRAAGAAISTAVALLEGSSPGTGGRVMVFTSGPATTGPGMIAESDLGKPIRSHRDLINGNAPFSEKARGFYRHLAQRLSDKSLVLDLFACSLDQVGAAELRHPIEMSGGFMVLAESFESDQFKKCLRHIFNHDGAEHLNMDFDARIDIVTSQEVKICGALGPCMSLRSKNSSVSEKEIGEGGTSSWKMSTLTSRTCIAFIFEVGGERNGEPPTVFFIQFMTWYRHGSGGYRLRVTTAARRWALPRSPEITTGFDQEAAAAVMARLAVHRAERYYARDVIRWLDKMLIRFTSKFGEYVPEDPSTFRLSSNFSLYPQFMYYLRRSQFIDVFNSSPDETAFFRLMLNREGVVGSLIMIQPTLFQYSFDGPPIPVLLDVSSISPDVILLFDSYFYIVIHYGSKIAQWRKLGYHRSPNHENLRKLLEAPEVDAEALMADRVPVPKLIKCDQHGSQARFLLARLNPSVTQKTQLVDGAEVIFTDDVSLQVFIEHLQELAVQG; from the exons ATGTC AGGGGGGTGCCACGTCGTCCCCACGAGCGTGATGTGCGCCCCCCTCGCGCCCGTCGCCGACCTCCCCGTCCTCCCCTACGACCCCCTCCTCTGCGCCGGGTGCCGCGCCGCGCTCAACCCCTTCGCCCGCGTCGACTACCGCGCCGCCCTCTGGTCCTGCCCCTTCTGCCTCCACAAGAACCCCTTCCCCCGCTCCTACGCCGGCATCGGCGAGAACAACCTCCCCGCCGAGCTCTTCCCCACCTACAGCTCCGTCGAGTACGTCCtctcccaaaaccctaaccctacctcACACCCCAACGGGTTCGGGCTCTCcccgtcctcctcctcttctttcggCTCCTCGGCGTCGCTATCGGGATCGTCCGCCGCCCGGCCGCTGGGAACGGCGTTCGTGTTCGTGGTGGACGCGTGCTCGGCGCCGGATGAGCTCCGGGCGCTAAAAAATGAGATCTTGCACGTGGTGGCGCAGCTCCCAGAGAACTCTTTGGTGGGGCTGGTGTCCTTCGGAGCGATGGTGTGGGTGCATGATCTCAGCTTCACGGAGTGCTCTCGAGTTTTGGTGTTCTCCGGCGATCGAGAGCTCACTTCGGAGAAG ATCCAAGAGTTTCTGGGCATTCATCATCACCTTCAATACAGCAAACCAGCAGTACCGAGAACAACACAAAAGCAAAGCTTCCTCCTGCCGGTTTCTGAGTGCGAGTTCAACATTACTGCTGCCTTAGAAGAGCTTGGTTCCCTCTCTGCTTGTTCATCTGGTCACCGCCCTGTGAGGGCCGCCGGAGCGGCCATCTCGACAGCTGTAGCCCTTCTAGAAGGTTCCTCTCCCGGTACAGGTGGCCGTGTGATGGTCTTCACATCCGGGCCTGCAACTACTGGTCCAGGGATGATTGCAGAATCCGATCTTGGTAAACCTATTCGATCACACCGCGATCTTATTAATGGAAATGCTCCCTTTTCTGAGAAGGCCCGTGGATTCTACAGGCATCTGGCTCAGCGGTTGTCGGATAAATCTCTCGTTCTTGACCTCTTTGCTTGCTCTCTCGATCAGGTTGGGGCAGCCGAGCTAAGGCACCCAATTGAAATGTCCGGTGGATTTATGGTGCTTGCTGAGTCGTTCGAATCTGACCAATTCAAGAAATGCTTGAGGCACATATTTAATCATGATGGTGCAGAACACCTAAATATGGATTTTGATGCCCGAATCGATATAGTAACCTCGCAGGAGGTCAAAATATGCGGGGCCCTAGGGCCGTGCATGTCCCTCCGCAGTAAAAATAGTTCGGTAAGCGAGAAGGAGATCGGCGAAGGTGGGACAAGTTCTTGGAAGATGAGCACTCTGACAAGCAGAACGTGCATTGCATTTATTTTCGAAGTGGGTGGTGAGAGAAATGGCGAACCGCCGACAGTCTTTTTTATTCAGTTTATGACATGGTACCGGCACGGAAGCGGCGGTTATCGCCTTAGGGTCACCACTGCTGCAAGGAGGTGGGCGCTGCCACGATCTCCGGAGATCACCACAGGGTTCGATCAGGAAGCAGCTGCCGCTGTCATGGCTCGGCTCGCGGTCCACCGGGCAGAGAGGTACTATGCGAGAGATGTCATCCGATGGCTCGACAAGATGCTGATTAGGTTCACATCCAAGTTCGGGGAATATGTTCCGGAAGACCCGTCTACGTTCCGGCTCTCATCGAACTTCTCTCTGTACCCACAGTTCATGTACTACTTGCGACGATCGCAGTTCATCGACGTATTTAATAGCTCTCCAGATGAAACCGCCTTCTTCAGGTTGATGCTGAATCGGGAAGGGGTGGTGGGGTCACTCATCATGATCCAACCAACCCTATTTCAGTATTCATTTGATGGACCACCTATACCTGTGCTGCTCGACGTGAGCTCAATCTCTCCGGACGTCATTTTGCTGTTCGACTCGTACTTCTACATAGTGATCCATTACGGGTCAAAGATCGCACAGTGGCGGAAGCTAGGGTACCACAGGAGCCCAAACCACGAGAACCTCCGGAAGCTTCTAGAAGCTCCGGAGGTTGATGCTGAGGCATTGATGGCGGATCGGGTCCCAGTGCCGAAGCTCATAAAGTGCGACCAGCATGGGAGCCAAGCGCGGTTTCTATTAGCCAGGCTGAACCCTTCAGTTACTCAGAAGACACAGCTCGTTGACGGGGCGGAGGTTATATTCACGGATGATGTGAGCTTGCAAGTTTTTATCGAGCACTTGCAGGAATTGGCTGTTCAGGGTTGA
- the LOC109714622 gene encoding probable galacturonosyltransferase 5 — translation MRLPFCYPRYFLVAALLLGIVGILPVIIHLHFGIDPFLEDSDPKRDYLLNKDPGQSTDSTTLDLFGQDAGEELKGPEENVHQNSESRDTVNRVKDGQSDNDGNTGTHENNVTIATTEEMSELSDQGTLEEDTKRLYTLGGTKERIWEMEDQLIMAKAYLDFVPKANNTLLRQELKLRTRDIEKALGQANKSSDFSMSALQTIRAMEATLSKAHRAYPDCSERAYKIRSSLEKKEEELRTVQNELLYLVHVASTSLPKGIQCLSLRLTSEYFTSNPKDHKLLVDRHKVQKPYLHHYAVFSDNVLACAVVVNSTISSSQEPEKIVFHVVTDSLNFPAITMWFLLNPPTPATIDILVWDNYEQLAANFSPTEELVGIRDPAYTSTVNRLQFFLPNLFPFLHKILVLDHDVVVQRDLSWLWRIDMKGKVTCAVKMCNHQLEDLLDFTDPILSSSFDPKACVLAFGMNMFDLNEWRKQGLTASYGNWIQKGITRKFRTGEGWPLAQLVFYNDTAYLDGGWHLLGLGNDPNVRREEIKKAAVIHYSGTRKPWIDSAIREYKNYWDKYLNYNNPSLQKCHVHNN, via the exons ATGAGGCTTCCCTTTTGCTATCCGAGGTACTTCCTCGTCGCGGCGCTTTTGTTAGGGATCGTCGGTATCCTTCCGGTCATCATCCACCTGCACTTTGGGATTGATCCATTTCTCGAGGATAGTGATCCGA AGAGAGACTACTTGCTTAATAAGGATCCG GGTCAATCCACTGATTCCACCACTCTGGATCTCTTCGGCCAG GATGCAGGCGAAGAACTTAAAGGACCAGAGGAAAATGTGCATCAAAATAGTGAGTCTCGTGACACAGTAAACAGAG TTAAAGATGGCCAATCTGACAATGATGGAAATACAGGAACTCATGAGAATAATGTAACAATTGCCACCACCGAGGAG ATGAGTGAGTTATCTGATCAAGGAACTCTAGAAGAAGACACTAAACGATTATACACTCTAGGTGGGACAAAGGAGAGGATATGGGAGATGGAAGATCAGCTAATCATGGCTAAGGCTTATTTGGACTTTGTCCCTAAAGCCAACAACACTCTCTTGAGACAAGAGCTGAAGCTGAGAACCAGAGACATAGAAAAAGCACTCGGTCAAGCCAACAAAAGTTCTGATTTCTCAATGAG TGCTTTGCAGACAATCAGAGCAATGGAAGCAACCTTGTCCAAAGCCCACAGGGCTTATCCGGATTGCTCAGAAAGGGCATACAAAATACGTTCCTCGttggagaaaaaagaagaagagttgAGAACTGTACAGAATGAACTCTTGTATCTCGTGCATGTTGCTTCTACATCCCTACCTAAGGGTATCCAGTGCTTGTCATTGCGGCTCACTTCAGAGTATTTCACCTCTAATCCCAAGGATCACAAACTCTTGGTGGACAGACACAAAGTGCAGAAGCCTTACTTGCATCATTATGCTGTATTCTCGGACAATGTGCTAGCATGTGCAGTAGTTGTGAACTCAACGATTTCCTCATCTCAG GAACCTGAGAAAATCGTTTTCCATGTGGTGACTGATTCTCTAAACTTTCCAGCAATAACAATGTGGTTTCTGTTGAACCCTCCTACTCCAGCCACGATTGACATTCTAGTCTGGGATAATTACGAACAACTAGCTGCTAATTTCAGTCCAACAGAAGAGCTGGTCGGCATTCGAGACCCAGCTTATACTTCTACCGTCAACCGCCTCCAGTTTTTCCTGCCaaatctttttcctttcttgcaTAAAATTCTGGTTCTGGATCACGATGTGGTGGTGCAGAGAGATTTAAGCTGGCTGTGGAGGATAGATATGAAGGGTAAAGTCACTTGTGCCGTCAAGATGTGTAATCATCAATTGGAAGACCTTCTTGACTTCACAGATCCGATCCTGTCAAGTAGCTTTGATCCAAAGGCTTGTGTGTTGGCATTTGGGATGAATATGTTTGACCTGAATGAGTGGCGCAAGCAAGGTTTAACTGCAAGTTATGGAAACTGGATACAAAAG GGAATAACTAGGAAATTTCGGACAGGCGAGGGATGGCCATTGGCTCAGCTCGTATTTTACAACGACACGGCTTATCTCGACGGGGGGTGGCACTTGCTAGGACTCGGCAATGACCCGAATGTAAGGAGAGAAGAGATCAAGAAAGCAGCAGTTATCCACTACAGTGGGACAAGGAAACCGTGGATCGATAGCGCGATTCGGGAATACAAGAACTACTGGGATAAGTATCTTAACTACAATAACCCATCCTTGCAGAAGTGCCACGTTCATAATAATTAG
- the LOC109712632 gene encoding magnesium transporter MRS2-I-like isoform X1, whose protein sequence is MAWDAAAAAVPVVVAEAQGGVKKAAAAARNWILFDSNGEGTILDVDKYAIMHRVEINARDLRILDPLLSYPSAILGRETAIVLNLEHIKAIITAEEVLLRDPTDENVVPIVEELRRRLPPASILQQGQGEGKENLTSQNDAEAGEEDESPFEFRALEVCLEAICSFLDARTTELETAAYPALDELTSKISSRNLDRVRKLKSAMTRLTARVQKVRDELEQLLDDDDDMADLYLTRKMTGASSPVSGSVAPIWLPTSPTIGSKISRASRASAATIHGNENDVEELEMLLEAYFMQIDGTLNKLNTLREYIDDTEDYINIQLDNHRNQLIQLELFLSSGTVSLSIYSLAAGIFGMNIPYSWNQDHGYIYKWVVLISGLASAFVFILIVAYARHKGLVGS, encoded by the exons ATGGCGTGggacgccgcggcggcggcagtgCCGGTGGTGGTAGCAGAGGCGCAGGGCGGGGTTAAgaaggcagcggcggcggcgaggaacTGGATCCTGTTCGATTCGAATGGGGAGGGGACGATTCTGGATGTGGACAAGTACGCGATCATGCATAGGGTCGAAATAAACGCGCGGGATCTCAGGATTTTGGATCCCTTACTATCGTATCCATCCGCTATACTGGGGCGCGAGACAGCAATCGTGCTCAATCTCGAG CATATCAAAGCGATAATTACTGCTGAAGAG GTGTTGCTTAGAGATCCTACGGACGAGAATGTTGTTCCAATCGTGGAGGAGCTTCGGAGGCGCCTACCACCAGCTAGTATTCTTCAGCAAGGGCAGGGTGAAGGGAAGGAGAACTTAACTAGCCAAAATGATGCAGAAGCTGGTGAGGAGGATG AGTCTCCATTTGAGTTCCGTGCCCTGGAGGTTTGTTTAGAAGCTATTTGCAGTTTCCTTGATGCTCGAACCACAGAGCTAGAGACTGCGGCCTACCCAGCTTTAGATGAACTAACCTCCAAG ATTAGCAGCCGTAACTTGGACCGGGTGCGAAAGTTGAAGAGTGCTATGACAAGGTTGACTGCTAGGGTTCAGAAG GTTAGAGATGAGCTTGAACAACTACTGGACGATGATGATGACATGGCAGATCTTTACTTGACAAGAAAAATGACTGGTGCTTCCTCTCCTGTGAGTGGTTCTGTTGCACCCATTTGGCTTCCCACATCACCAACAATTGGCTCAAAGATATCAAGGGCGAGCAGGGCAAGTGCAGCAACTATACATGGAAATGAGAATGACGTTGAGGAGCTCGAAATGTTGCTTGAG GCATACTTCATGCAAATTGATGGCACGTTGAACAAACTGAACACA TTGCGTGAGTATATTGACGACACAGAGGATTACATTAATATCCAg CTCGACAACCATCGAAATCAATTGATTCAG TTGGAGCTATTCTTAAGTTCTGGGACAGTGTCCCTCTCGATTTACTCATTGGCCGCAGGTATATTTGGAATGAATATACCATACTCATGGAATCAAGACCatggatatatttataaatgg GTGGTCCTTATTTCTGGACTAGCGTCTGCCTTTGTGTTCATCTTAATTGTTGCATATGCTCGCCACAAGGGCCTCGTCGGATCTTGA
- the LOC109712632 gene encoding magnesium transporter MRS2-I-like isoform X2, translated as MAWDAAAAAVPVVVAEAQGGVKKAAAAARNWILFDSNGEGTILDVDKYAIMHRVEINARDLRILDPLLSYPSAILGRETAIVLNLEHIKAIITAEEVLLRDPTDENVVPIVEELRRRLPPASILQQGQGEGKENLTSQNDAEAGEEDESPFEFRALEVCLEAICSFLDARTTELETAAYPALDELTSKISSRNLDRVRKLKSAMTRLTARVQKVRDELEQLLDDDDDMADLYLTRKMTGASSPVSGSVAPIWLPTSPTIGSKISRASRASAATIHGNENDVEELEMLLEAYFMQIDGTLNKLNTLREYIDDTEDYINIQDEHIMNSWQILANAARQPSKSIDSVGAILKFWDSVPLDLLIGRRYIWNEYTILMESRPWIYL; from the exons ATGGCGTGggacgccgcggcggcggcagtgCCGGTGGTGGTAGCAGAGGCGCAGGGCGGGGTTAAgaaggcagcggcggcggcgaggaacTGGATCCTGTTCGATTCGAATGGGGAGGGGACGATTCTGGATGTGGACAAGTACGCGATCATGCATAGGGTCGAAATAAACGCGCGGGATCTCAGGATTTTGGATCCCTTACTATCGTATCCATCCGCTATACTGGGGCGCGAGACAGCAATCGTGCTCAATCTCGAG CATATCAAAGCGATAATTACTGCTGAAGAG GTGTTGCTTAGAGATCCTACGGACGAGAATGTTGTTCCAATCGTGGAGGAGCTTCGGAGGCGCCTACCACCAGCTAGTATTCTTCAGCAAGGGCAGGGTGAAGGGAAGGAGAACTTAACTAGCCAAAATGATGCAGAAGCTGGTGAGGAGGATG AGTCTCCATTTGAGTTCCGTGCCCTGGAGGTTTGTTTAGAAGCTATTTGCAGTTTCCTTGATGCTCGAACCACAGAGCTAGAGACTGCGGCCTACCCAGCTTTAGATGAACTAACCTCCAAG ATTAGCAGCCGTAACTTGGACCGGGTGCGAAAGTTGAAGAGTGCTATGACAAGGTTGACTGCTAGGGTTCAGAAG GTTAGAGATGAGCTTGAACAACTACTGGACGATGATGATGACATGGCAGATCTTTACTTGACAAGAAAAATGACTGGTGCTTCCTCTCCTGTGAGTGGTTCTGTTGCACCCATTTGGCTTCCCACATCACCAACAATTGGCTCAAAGATATCAAGGGCGAGCAGGGCAAGTGCAGCAACTATACATGGAAATGAGAATGACGTTGAGGAGCTCGAAATGTTGCTTGAG GCATACTTCATGCAAATTGATGGCACGTTGAACAAACTGAACACA TTGCGTGAGTATATTGACGACACAGAGGATTACATTAATATCCAg GATGAACATATTATGAACTCATGGCAAATTCTTGCTAATGCAGCTCGACAACCATCGAAATCAATTGATTCAG TTGGAGCTATTCTTAAGTTCTGGGACAGTGTCCCTCTCGATTTACTCATTGGCCGCAGGTATATTTGGAATGAATATACCATACTCATGGAATCAAGACCatggatatatttataa